From the Burkholderia ubonensis genome, one window contains:
- a CDS encoding phosphoglycolate phosphatase: protein MHFAAPRIDAALIDLDGTMVDTADDFTAGLNGMLVKLDAPATSRDEVIGYVGKGSEHLIQSVLKPRFSADEAHARFDDALAIYQAEYAKINGRHTRLYPDVAAGLDALRADGIKLACVTNKPHRFAIELLEQYGLIDRFGIVLGGDSVPRKKPDPLPMLTACDALGVAPDVAVAIGDSENDALAGRAAGMATLTVPYGYNHGKAIQTINSDGIVGSLLVAARAIAAHNAGRPTV, encoded by the coding sequence ATCCACTTCGCCGCGCCGCGCATCGACGCGGCGCTGATCGACCTCGACGGCACGATGGTCGATACCGCCGACGATTTCACCGCTGGCCTGAACGGCATGCTGGTGAAGCTCGACGCGCCGGCGACGTCGCGCGACGAGGTGATCGGCTACGTCGGCAAGGGTTCCGAGCATCTGATCCAGAGCGTGCTGAAGCCGCGCTTTTCCGCGGACGAAGCGCACGCGCGCTTCGACGACGCGCTCGCGATCTACCAGGCCGAATACGCGAAGATCAACGGCCGCCACACGCGCCTCTACCCGGACGTCGCGGCCGGTCTCGACGCGCTGCGCGCCGACGGCATCAAGCTCGCGTGCGTGACCAACAAGCCGCACCGCTTCGCGATCGAACTGCTCGAGCAATACGGGCTGATCGATCGCTTCGGCATCGTGCTCGGCGGCGACAGCGTGCCGCGCAAGAAGCCCGACCCGCTGCCGATGCTGACCGCGTGCGATGCGCTCGGCGTCGCGCCGGACGTCGCGGTGGCGATCGGCGACTCGGAAAACGACGCGCTCGCGGGCCGCGCGGCGGGCATGGCGACGCTGACGGTGCCGTACGGCTACAACCATGGCAAGGCTATACAAACGATAAATTCGGATGGTATAGTCGGCTCGTTGCTGGTCGCAGCCCGCGCGATCGCCGCGCACAACGCCGGCCGGCCAACCGTCTGA
- the trpE gene encoding anthranilate synthase component I gives MTELEFQSLANEGYNRIPLIAEALADLETPLSLYLKLAQPERGGANSFLLESVVGGERFGRYSFIGLPARTLVRARAGVSEVVRDGEVVETHDGDPFEFIAAFQARFKVAQRPGLPRFCGGLAGYFGYDAVRYIEKKLAHTAPRDDLGLPDIQLLLTEEVAVIDNLAGKLYLIIYADPGQPEAYTKAKQRLRELKQRLRATVQPPVTSPSVRTETFREFKKEDYLAAVRQAKEYIAAGELMQIQVGQRLTKPYRDNPLSLYRALRSLNPSPYMYYYNFGDFHVVGASPEILVRQEKRGDDQIVTIRPLAGTRPRGNTPERDAELATELLNDPKEIAEHVMLIDLARNDVGRIAEIGSVQVTDKMVIEKYSHVQHIVSSVEGKLKPGMTNYDVLRATFPAGTLSGAPKVRAMELIDELEPVKRGLYGGAVGYLSFSGEMDLAIAIRTGLIHNGNLYVQAAAGVVADSVPESEWQETENKARAVLRAAEQVQDGLDSDF, from the coding sequence ATGACCGAACTCGAATTCCAATCGCTCGCGAACGAAGGCTACAACCGCATTCCGCTGATCGCGGAAGCCCTCGCCGATCTCGAAACGCCGCTGTCCCTCTACCTGAAGCTGGCCCAGCCGGAACGCGGCGGCGCCAACTCGTTCCTGCTCGAATCGGTGGTCGGCGGCGAACGCTTCGGCCGCTACTCGTTCATCGGCCTGCCGGCCCGCACGCTCGTGCGCGCTCGCGCCGGCGTCTCCGAAGTGGTGCGCGACGGCGAGGTCGTCGAGACGCACGACGGCGATCCGTTCGAATTCATCGCCGCGTTCCAGGCGCGCTTCAAGGTCGCGCAGCGTCCGGGCCTGCCCCGCTTCTGCGGCGGTCTCGCCGGCTACTTCGGCTACGACGCGGTGCGCTACATCGAGAAGAAGCTCGCGCACACCGCGCCGCGCGACGATCTCGGCCTGCCCGACATCCAGCTGCTGCTGACGGAGGAAGTCGCCGTCATCGACAATCTGGCCGGCAAGCTGTACCTGATCATCTACGCCGATCCGGGCCAGCCCGAGGCGTACACGAAGGCGAAGCAGCGCCTGCGCGAGCTGAAGCAGCGGCTGCGCGCGACCGTGCAGCCGCCCGTCACGTCGCCGAGCGTGCGCACCGAGACGTTCCGCGAGTTCAAGAAGGAAGACTATCTGGCCGCCGTGCGCCAGGCGAAGGAATACATCGCGGCCGGCGAGCTGATGCAGATCCAGGTCGGCCAGCGCCTGACGAAGCCGTATCGCGACAACCCGCTGTCGCTGTACCGCGCGCTGCGCTCGCTGAATCCGTCGCCGTACATGTATTACTACAACTTCGGCGATTTCCACGTGGTCGGCGCGTCGCCGGAAATCCTCGTGCGCCAGGAGAAGCGCGGCGACGACCAGATCGTCACGATCCGCCCGCTCGCCGGCACGCGGCCGCGCGGCAACACGCCCGAACGCGACGCGGAGCTCGCGACCGAGCTGCTCAACGATCCGAAGGAGATCGCCGAGCACGTGATGCTGATCGACCTCGCGCGCAACGACGTGGGCCGCATCGCGGAAATCGGCTCGGTGCAGGTGACCGACAAGATGGTGATCGAGAAATACTCGCACGTGCAGCACATCGTCAGCTCGGTCGAAGGCAAGCTGAAGCCCGGCATGACGAACTACGACGTGCTGCGCGCGACGTTCCCGGCCGGCACGCTGTCGGGCGCGCCGAAGGTGCGCGCGATGGAGCTGATCGACGAGCTCGAGCCGGTCAAGCGCGGGCTGTACGGCGGCGCCGTCGGCTACCTGTCGTTCTCGGGCGAGATGGATCTCGCGATCGCGATCCGCACCGGCCTGATCCACAACGGCAACCTGTACGTGCAAGCGGCGGCCGGCGTCGTCGCGGATTCGGTGCCCGAATCCGAATGGCAAGAGACCGAGAACAAGGCGCGCGCGGTGCTGCGTGCGGCCGAACAGGTCCAAGACGGCCTCGACAGCGACTTCTGA
- the paaG gene encoding 2-(1,2-epoxy-1,2-dihydrophenyl)acetyl-CoA isomerase PaaG, whose product MSYQAIQLDIDQAAHVATITLNRPDKLNSFTRAMHRELQSALDDVESGGARALILTGAGRAFCAGQDLADLDFTPGASTDLGALIDEHFNPLVRRLQRLPIPVIAAVNGTAAGAGANLALACDLVLAARSSSFIQAFVKIGLVPDSGGTWFLPQRVGMARALGLALTGDKLNAEQAEQWGLIWRAVNDDALAATARQLAAQLAQQPTLAIASVKLAMRESTTHTLDQQLDLERDLQRKLGQSHDYAEGVKAFIEKRAPRFEGR is encoded by the coding sequence ATGTCATATCAGGCGATCCAGCTGGATATCGATCAGGCCGCCCACGTGGCGACGATCACGCTCAACCGTCCGGACAAGCTGAACAGCTTTACGCGGGCGATGCATCGCGAACTGCAGTCGGCGCTTGATGACGTCGAATCCGGCGGCGCGCGCGCACTGATCCTGACAGGCGCGGGGCGGGCCTTCTGCGCCGGCCAGGACCTCGCCGATCTCGATTTCACGCCCGGTGCGTCGACCGATCTCGGCGCATTGATCGACGAGCATTTCAATCCGCTGGTCCGGCGTCTGCAGCGCCTGCCGATACCGGTGATCGCCGCCGTCAACGGCACGGCCGCCGGCGCAGGCGCCAACCTCGCGCTCGCATGCGACCTCGTGCTGGCCGCGCGTTCGAGCAGCTTCATCCAGGCTTTCGTCAAGATCGGGCTCGTGCCGGACTCCGGCGGCACCTGGTTCCTGCCGCAGCGTGTCGGCATGGCGCGCGCACTCGGACTCGCGCTGACCGGCGACAAGCTGAACGCCGAGCAGGCCGAGCAATGGGGCTTGATCTGGCGCGCCGTCAACGACGACGCTCTCGCCGCGACCGCCCGCCAGCTCGCCGCGCAGCTCGCGCAGCAACCGACGCTCGCGATCGCTTCGGTCAAACTGGCAATGCGCGAAAGCACCACGCATACGCTCGATCAGCAGCTCGACCTGGAACGCGACCTGCAGCGCAAGCTGGGCCAATCGCACGACTACGCGGAAGGCGTGAAGGCGTTCATCGAGAAGCGCGCGCCGCGCTTCGAGGGGCGCTGA
- the rpe gene encoding ribulose-phosphate 3-epimerase: protein MTQFRIAPSILSADFARLGEEVRNVVAAGADWIHFDVMDNHYVPNLTIGPLVCEAIRPHVQVPIDVHLMVRPVDRIVPDFAKAGANLISFHPEGSDHIDRTLSLIRDHGCKAGLVFNPATPLNYLDYVMDRLDFVLLMSVNPGFGGQSFIPETLNKLRETRARIDAYTERTGREILLEVDGGVKTDNIAEIAAAGADTFVAGSAIFGKPDYRKVIDEMRSQLATVTRG, encoded by the coding sequence ATGACTCAATTCCGCATCGCTCCCAGCATCCTGTCGGCCGACTTCGCACGGCTCGGCGAAGAAGTCCGCAACGTGGTCGCCGCCGGCGCCGACTGGATCCACTTCGACGTGATGGACAACCATTACGTCCCGAACCTGACGATCGGCCCGCTCGTCTGCGAGGCGATCCGTCCGCACGTGCAGGTGCCGATCGACGTGCACCTGATGGTGCGCCCGGTCGACCGGATCGTGCCCGATTTCGCGAAAGCGGGCGCGAACCTGATCAGCTTCCACCCGGAAGGCTCCGATCACATCGACCGCACGCTGTCGCTGATCCGCGACCACGGCTGCAAGGCCGGCCTCGTGTTCAACCCGGCGACGCCGCTGAACTATCTCGACTACGTGATGGACCGTCTCGACTTCGTGCTGCTGATGTCGGTGAACCCGGGCTTCGGCGGCCAGTCGTTCATTCCGGAAACGCTGAACAAGCTGCGCGAGACGCGCGCGCGCATCGACGCCTACACGGAGCGCACCGGCCGCGAGATCCTGCTCGAGGTCGACGGCGGCGTGAAGACCGACAACATCGCGGAAATCGCGGCGGCCGGCGCGGATACCTTCGTCGCGGGCTCGGCGATCTTCGGCAAGCCCGACTATCGCAAGGTGATCGACGAAATGCGCAGCCAGCTCGCGACGGTCACGCGGGGCTGA
- the apaG gene encoding Co2+/Mg2+ efflux protein ApaG: MSQYQFTVTVKTSYLPEQSDPERRQYAFAYTLTIRNSGQVAAQLIARHWIITDSESHVQEVKGLGVVGHQPLLQPGEQFEYTSWAVIATPVGTMRGSYFCVAEDGERFDAPIDEFALHMPRTLH; the protein is encoded by the coding sequence ATGAGTCAGTATCAGTTCACCGTGACGGTGAAAACCAGCTACTTGCCGGAACAATCCGACCCCGAACGCCGTCAATACGCATTCGCGTACACGCTGACGATCCGCAACAGCGGGCAGGTCGCGGCGCAGCTGATCGCGCGTCACTGGATCATCACGGACAGCGAGAGCCACGTGCAGGAAGTGAAGGGGCTCGGCGTCGTCGGCCACCAGCCGCTGCTGCAGCCGGGCGAGCAGTTCGAATACACGAGCTGGGCAGTGATCGCGACGCCGGTCGGCACGATGCGCGGTTCGTACTTCTGCGTTGCCGAGGACGGCGAGCGCTTCGACGCGCCGATCGACGAGTTCGCGCTGCACATGCCGCGCACGCTTCACTGA
- the paaK gene encoding phenylacetate--CoA ligase PaaK, with the protein MTTPLPLEPIETATRDELTALQLERLKWSLRHAYLHSPVYRRKFDEAGVHPDDLKTLADLARFPFTTKRDLRDSYPFGMFAVPQDQISRIHASSGTTGKPTVVGYTARDIDTWANLVARSIRAAGARQGDKVHISYGYGLFTGGLGAHYGAERAGLTVIPFGGGQTEKQVQLIQDFRPDIIMVTPSYMLSIADEFERQGVDPAQSSLRIGIFGAEPWTNDMRAAIERRMGIDAVDIYGLSEVIGPGVASECVETKDGPTIWEDHFYPEVIDPETGEVLPDGELGELVFTSLTKEALPIVRYRTRDLTRLLPGTARTMRRMEKITGRSDDMMIVRGVNVFPTQIEEQLLRQRALAPHYQIVLTKEGPLDVLTLNVEPCPETAPDTATINAAKQALAHDIKSLIGVTAVVNVLPVNGIERSVGKARRVVDKRKG; encoded by the coding sequence ATGACTACCCCGCTACCGCTCGAGCCGATCGAGACCGCGACGCGCGACGAGCTGACCGCGCTGCAGCTCGAGCGCCTCAAATGGTCGCTCCGGCATGCCTACCTGCATTCCCCGGTCTATCGCCGCAAATTCGACGAAGCGGGCGTGCATCCGGACGACCTGAAAACGCTGGCCGACCTGGCCCGCTTCCCGTTCACCACCAAGCGCGACCTGCGCGACAGCTATCCGTTCGGCATGTTCGCCGTGCCGCAAGACCAGATCTCGCGCATCCACGCGTCGTCAGGCACGACCGGCAAGCCGACGGTCGTCGGCTACACGGCGCGCGACATCGACACCTGGGCCAATCTGGTCGCCCGCTCGATCCGCGCCGCCGGCGCGCGCCAGGGTGACAAGGTGCACATCAGCTACGGCTACGGGCTGTTCACGGGCGGGCTCGGCGCGCATTACGGCGCCGAGCGCGCCGGGCTGACCGTGATCCCGTTCGGCGGCGGCCAGACCGAGAAGCAGGTGCAACTGATCCAGGACTTCCGTCCGGACATCATCATGGTGACGCCGAGCTACATGCTGTCGATCGCCGACGAGTTCGAGCGGCAGGGCGTCGATCCCGCGCAAAGCTCGCTGCGCATCGGCATCTTCGGCGCGGAGCCGTGGACCAACGACATGCGCGCCGCGATCGAGCGCCGCATGGGCATCGACGCGGTCGACATCTACGGGCTGTCCGAAGTGATCGGCCCGGGCGTCGCATCCGAATGCGTCGAGACCAAGGATGGCCCGACGATCTGGGAAGACCACTTCTACCCGGAAGTCATCGATCCGGAGACGGGCGAAGTGCTGCCCGACGGCGAGCTGGGCGAACTCGTGTTCACGTCGCTGACGAAGGAGGCACTGCCGATCGTCCGCTACCGGACCCGCGACCTGACGCGCCTGTTGCCCGGCACCGCGCGCACGATGCGCCGGATGGAAAAGATCACCGGGCGCTCGGACGACATGATGATCGTGCGCGGCGTCAACGTGTTCCCGACGCAGATCGAGGAACAGCTGCTCCGGCAGCGCGCGCTCGCGCCGCATTACCAGATCGTGCTGACGAAGGAGGGCCCGCTCGACGTGCTGACGCTGAACGTCGAGCCCTGCCCCGAGACCGCGCCGGACACGGCGACGATCAACGCGGCGAAGCAGGCGCTCGCGCACGACATCAAGTCGCTGATCGGCGTGACCGCGGTGGTCAACGTGCTGCCGGTCAACGGCATCGAGCGCTCGGTCGGCAAGGCGCGCCGGGTCGTGGACAAACGCAAGGGTTGA
- a CDS encoding aminodeoxychorismate/anthranilate synthase component II, with the protein MLLMIDNYDSFTYNLVQYFGELGEDVRTYRNDEITLDEIARLNPAAICLSPGPSNPQHAGITLDVLREFAGKKPILGVCLGHQAIGEAFGGRVVRAKTIMHGKVSRIETDCRGVFADLPKHFDVTRYHSLAIERESLPDCLEISAWTDDGEIMGVRHKTLQIEGVQFHPESILSEHGHALLENFLKDARAAAAHIA; encoded by the coding sequence ATGCTGCTCATGATCGACAACTACGACTCGTTCACCTACAACCTGGTCCAGTACTTCGGCGAACTGGGCGAGGACGTGCGCACCTACCGCAACGACGAGATCACGCTCGACGAGATCGCGCGCCTGAATCCGGCCGCGATCTGCCTGTCGCCCGGACCGAGCAATCCGCAGCACGCGGGCATCACGCTCGACGTGCTGCGCGAATTCGCGGGCAAGAAGCCGATCCTCGGCGTGTGCCTCGGCCACCAGGCGATCGGCGAGGCGTTCGGCGGCCGCGTCGTGCGCGCGAAGACCATCATGCACGGCAAGGTGAGCCGGATCGAAACCGACTGCCGCGGCGTGTTCGCGGACCTGCCGAAGCACTTCGACGTCACGCGCTACCACTCGCTCGCGATCGAGCGCGAATCGCTGCCGGACTGCCTCGAGATCTCCGCGTGGACCGACGACGGCGAGATCATGGGCGTGCGCCACAAGACGCTGCAGATCGAAGGCGTGCAGTTCCACCCGGAATCGATCCTGTCCGAGCACGGCCATGCGCTGCTCGAGAACTTCCTGAAAGACGCACGCGCAGCCGCCGCGCACATTGCCTGA
- the pcaF gene encoding 3-oxoadipyl-CoA thiolase has translation MTDAYICDAIRTPIGRYGGALKDVRADDLGAVPIRALIERNRDVDWSAIDDVIYGCANQAGEDNRNVARMSALLAGLPTTVPGTTLNRLCGSGMDAVGSAARAIKSGEARLMIAGGVESMTRAPFVMGKSASAFARQADIFDTTIGWRFVNPLMKQRYGVDSMPETAENVATDYHVSRADQDLFALRSQQKAARAQQDGTLAEEIVAVTIPQKKGDPLVVSRDEHPRDTSLETLAKLKGVVRPDGTVTAGNASGVNDGAAALLLANAEAADQYGLRRRARVVGMATAGVEPRVMGIGPAPAVQKLLLHLAMTIDQFDVIELNEAFASQGLAVLRMLGVADDDPRVNPNGGAIALGHPLGASGARLVTTALYQLERTGGRFALCTMCIGVGQGIALAIERV, from the coding sequence ATGACTGACGCCTACATCTGCGATGCGATTCGCACCCCCATCGGCCGCTACGGCGGCGCCTTGAAAGATGTCCGTGCCGACGATCTCGGCGCGGTGCCGATCCGGGCGCTGATCGAGCGCAACCGCGACGTCGACTGGTCTGCCATCGACGACGTGATCTACGGCTGCGCGAACCAGGCTGGGGAAGACAACCGCAACGTCGCACGCATGTCCGCGCTGCTGGCGGGCCTTCCGACCACCGTTCCGGGCACGACGCTGAACCGCCTGTGCGGCTCCGGGATGGACGCGGTCGGCTCCGCCGCACGCGCGATCAAGTCCGGGGAAGCGCGGCTGATGATCGCGGGCGGCGTCGAAAGCATGACCCGCGCGCCGTTCGTGATGGGCAAGTCGGCGAGCGCGTTCGCGCGCCAGGCCGACATCTTCGACACGACGATCGGCTGGCGCTTCGTCAATCCGCTGATGAAACAGCGATACGGCGTCGACTCGATGCCGGAAACCGCGGAGAACGTCGCGACCGACTACCACGTCAGCCGCGCCGATCAGGATCTGTTCGCGCTGCGCAGCCAGCAGAAGGCCGCGCGCGCGCAGCAGGACGGCACGCTGGCGGAGGAGATCGTCGCGGTGACGATCCCGCAGAAAAAGGGCGACCCGCTCGTCGTGTCGCGCGACGAGCATCCGCGCGACACGTCGCTGGAGACGCTGGCGAAGCTCAAGGGCGTCGTGCGCCCGGACGGCACGGTCACGGCCGGCAACGCGTCGGGCGTCAACGACGGCGCAGCGGCGCTGCTGCTCGCGAATGCCGAAGCGGCCGACCAGTACGGCCTGCGTCGCCGCGCGCGCGTCGTCGGCATGGCGACCGCCGGCGTCGAGCCGCGCGTGATGGGCATCGGCCCGGCGCCGGCCGTGCAAAAGCTGCTGCTTCACCTCGCCATGACGATCGACCAGTTCGACGTGATCGAGCTGAACGAGGCGTTCGCGTCGCAGGGGCTCGCGGTGCTGCGCATGCTGGGCGTCGCGGACGACGATCCGCGCGTGAACCCGAACGGCGGCGCGATCGCGCTCGGCCATCCGCTCGGCGCATCCGGCGCGCGTCTCGTCACGACGGCGCTTTATCAGCTCGAGCGCACCGGCGGCCGTTTCGCGCTCTGCACGATGTGCATCGGCGTCGGGCAAGGTATCGCGCTCGCGATCGAGCGGGTGTAA
- the paaN gene encoding phenylacetic acid degradation protein PaaN — protein MTHPLFTKHEDTLKHALAAIESRGYWSPFVEMPSPKVYGESANADGEAAFRSHLDKTFALDQPAAGETVGAERSPYGIGLGVRYPKSTPDALIAAAAAAQPAWRKAGPTAWIGVCMEILARLNRASFEIAYSVMHTTGQAFMMAFQAGGPHAQDRALEAVAYAWDELRRIPADAHWEKPQGKNPPLAMHKRYTIVPRGTGLVLGCCTFPTWNGYPGLFADLATGNTVIVKPHPGAILPLAITVRIARDVLREAGFDPNVVTLLATEPNDGALVQDLALRPEIKLIDFTGSTQNGTWLERHAHQAQVYTEKAGVNQIVIDSVDDLKAAAKNIAFSLSLYSGQMCTAPQNIYVPRGGIRTADGHASFDEVAQAIAVAVQKLTGDPARSVELIGAIQNDGVTARIDDARKLGRVLADSQALQHPAFPDARVRTPLVLQLDAADREKFTQEWFGPISFVIATDSTAQSLDLAGAIAAEHGALTLSAYSTDDAVIDAAHDAAVRGGVALSINLTGGVFVNQSAAFSDFHGTGANPAANAALADSAFVANRFRVVQSRVHVAPKAAPAEVGQTA, from the coding sequence ATGACCCACCCACTGTTCACGAAGCACGAAGACACGCTGAAGCACGCACTCGCCGCCATCGAGAGCCGCGGCTACTGGAGCCCGTTCGTCGAAATGCCCAGTCCCAAAGTGTACGGGGAAAGCGCCAACGCCGACGGCGAGGCGGCGTTCAGGTCGCACCTCGACAAGACCTTCGCGCTCGACCAGCCCGCGGCCGGCGAAACGGTCGGCGCCGAGCGGTCGCCGTACGGCATCGGACTGGGCGTGCGGTACCCGAAATCGACGCCCGATGCGCTGATCGCCGCGGCGGCGGCAGCCCAGCCCGCGTGGCGCAAGGCCGGACCGACCGCATGGATCGGCGTCTGCATGGAAATCCTTGCGCGCCTGAATCGCGCCAGCTTCGAGATCGCGTACAGCGTGATGCACACGACCGGCCAGGCGTTCATGATGGCGTTCCAGGCCGGCGGCCCGCACGCACAAGACCGCGCGCTCGAGGCCGTCGCATACGCATGGGACGAGCTGCGACGCATCCCGGCCGATGCGCACTGGGAAAAGCCGCAAGGCAAGAACCCGCCGCTCGCGATGCACAAGCGCTACACGATCGTGCCGCGCGGCACCGGGCTCGTGCTCGGCTGCTGCACGTTCCCGACCTGGAACGGCTATCCGGGCCTCTTCGCCGATCTGGCGACGGGCAATACCGTGATCGTCAAACCTCATCCGGGTGCGATCCTGCCTCTGGCGATCACCGTCCGGATCGCACGCGACGTGCTGCGCGAAGCAGGTTTCGATCCGAACGTCGTCACGCTGCTCGCAACCGAGCCGAACGACGGCGCCCTCGTGCAGGACCTCGCGCTCCGCCCGGAAATCAAGCTGATCGACTTCACCGGCAGCACGCAGAATGGCACGTGGCTCGAACGCCATGCCCATCAGGCCCAGGTCTATACCGAGAAGGCCGGCGTCAACCAGATCGTGATCGACTCGGTGGACGACCTGAAGGCCGCCGCCAAGAACATCGCCTTCTCGCTGTCGCTGTACTCCGGCCAGATGTGCACGGCGCCGCAGAACATCTACGTGCCGCGCGGGGGCATCCGGACCGCCGACGGGCACGCAAGCTTCGACGAAGTCGCGCAGGCGATCGCCGTCGCGGTGCAGAAGCTGACCGGCGACCCGGCGCGCTCGGTCGAATTGATCGGCGCGATCCAGAACGACGGCGTCACGGCGCGAATCGACGACGCGCGCAAGCTCGGCCGCGTGCTCGCGGACAGCCAGGCGCTGCAGCACCCCGCCTTCCCCGACGCGCGCGTTCGCACCCCGCTCGTGCTCCAGCTCGACGCCGCCGACCGCGAGAAATTCACGCAGGAATGGTTCGGGCCGATTTCGTTCGTGATCGCGACCGACTCGACGGCCCAGTCGCTCGATCTCGCCGGTGCGATCGCCGCGGAACACGGTGCGCTCACGCTCTCCGCCTACAGCACGGACGATGCCGTGATCGACGCGGCGCACGACGCGGCGGTGCGCGGCGGCGTCGCGCTGTCGATCAACCTGACAGGGGGCGTGTTCGTCAACCAGTCCGCCGCATTCTCGGACTTCCACGGCACGGGCGCGAATCCGGCCGCCAATGCGGCGCTCGCGGATTCGGCATTCGTCGCCAACCGGTTCCGCGTGGTGCAGAGCCGTGTCCATGTTGCGCCGAAGGCCGCGCCGGCGGAAGTCGGCCAAACGGCATAA
- the paaI gene encoding hydroxyphenylacetyl-CoA thioesterase PaaI yields MNGSAETRSPDALARATAQAMYDADACSRALGMELVEVRPGYARMRMPVRADFLNGHQICHGGLIFTLADSTFAFACNSYNLNTVASGCSIEFLRPVHGGDILTAEAVEQTRNGRYGIYDIRVTNQAGETVAMFRGKSAQIKGTVIPDDR; encoded by the coding sequence ATGAACGGCTCCGCCGAAACGCGCAGCCCCGACGCGCTGGCACGGGCCACCGCGCAGGCGATGTACGACGCGGATGCGTGCAGCCGCGCACTGGGCATGGAGCTCGTCGAAGTGCGTCCCGGCTACGCGCGCATGCGCATGCCGGTGCGAGCCGACTTCCTGAACGGCCATCAGATCTGTCACGGCGGGCTCATCTTCACGCTCGCCGATTCGACGTTCGCATTCGCCTGCAATTCGTACAACCTCAACACGGTCGCGTCCGGCTGCTCGATCGAATTCCTGCGCCCGGTGCACGGCGGCGACATACTGACCGCCGAGGCCGTCGAGCAGACGCGCAACGGCCGATACGGCATCTACGACATCCGCGTCACGAATCAGGCCGGCGAAACGGTTGCGATGTTCCGCGGCAAGTCGGCCCAGATCAAGGGCACGGTCATTCCGGACGACCGCTGA
- a CDS encoding murein transglycosylase A — MKISRASARKASSAKMSIGYWSRRSDMAVSIKNEHCMWFGPRLAGWAAAVATAALLAACGGAPTRTSSLKPPAGAAIVPGQVAATRLTPVAWQQVPGWQDDSLIGATVALRQNCARLARQPAWQRACAAAERLDELDVGSARAFFETYFTPFQFANSDGTLDGLVTGYYEPLLRGSRVRRGPYQTALYRWPAGYRAGAALPARAQLERAGVLNGNELVWVDDPIEAFFLQVQGSGRVLLDDGSVMRVGYGGTNNQPYRSIGKWLIDRGELTPAQATMQGIKAWAKANPTRVDALLDTNPRFVFFREMPSKEEAPHGGADGPVGALGVPLTPERSIAVDPSAIPLGTPVFLQTTRPLTNTPMNRLVFAQDTGSAIKGGVRADYFWGLGDDAGDQAGRMKQIGRMWLLFPNS; from the coding sequence ATGAAGATCAGCAGGGCGAGCGCGAGGAAGGCTTCCAGCGCGAAGATGAGCATCGGATATTGGTCGAGAAGATCTGACATGGCGGTTTCCATCAAGAACGAACATTGTATGTGGTTTGGCCCCCGGTTGGCGGGCTGGGCGGCGGCGGTCGCGACGGCGGCGCTGCTTGCAGCGTGCGGCGGCGCGCCGACGCGGACGTCCTCCCTGAAGCCGCCGGCCGGCGCGGCGATCGTGCCGGGGCAGGTCGCCGCCACGCGGCTGACGCCGGTCGCCTGGCAGCAGGTGCCGGGCTGGCAGGACGACTCGCTGATCGGCGCGACGGTCGCGCTGCGGCAGAACTGCGCGCGACTGGCGCGCCAGCCCGCATGGCAGCGTGCGTGCGCGGCGGCCGAGCGGCTCGACGAGCTCGACGTCGGCAGCGCGCGCGCGTTCTTCGAAACGTATTTCACGCCGTTCCAGTTCGCGAATAGCGACGGCACGCTCGACGGCCTCGTCACCGGCTATTACGAGCCGCTGCTGCGCGGTTCGCGCGTGCGGCGCGGGCCGTACCAGACCGCGCTCTACCGCTGGCCGGCCGGCTATCGCGCGGGCGCCGCGCTGCCGGCGCGGGCGCAGCTCGAGCGCGCAGGCGTCCTGAACGGCAACGAGCTGGTGTGGGTCGACGATCCGATCGAGGCGTTCTTCCTGCAGGTGCAGGGCTCCGGGCGCGTTTTGCTCGACGACGGCTCGGTGATGCGGGTCGGCTACGGCGGCACCAACAACCAGCCGTACCGCTCGATCGGCAAGTGGCTGATCGACCGCGGCGAACTGACGCCGGCCCAGGCGACGATGCAGGGCATCAAGGCGTGGGCGAAGGCGAACCCGACCCGCGTCGACGCGCTGCTCGACACGAATCCGCGTTTCGTGTTCTTCCGCGAGATGCCGTCGAAGGAAGAGGCGCCGCACGGCGGCGCGGACGGTCCAGTCGGCGCGCTCGGCGTGCCGCTGACGCCCGAGCGTTCGATCGCGGTCGATCCGTCGGCGATTCCGCTCGGCACGCCGGTGTTCCTGCAGACGACGCGTCCGCTGACCAACACGCCGATGAATCGCCTCGTGTTCGCGCAGGATACGGGCAGCGCGATCAAGGGCGGCGTGCGGGCCGACTACTTCTGGGGGCTCGGCGACGATGCCGGCGACCAGGCGGGACGGATGAAGCAGATCGGCCGGATGTGGCTGCTGTTCCCGAACTCGTGA